From the Maridesulfovibrio bastinii DSM 16055 genome, one window contains:
- a CDS encoding integration host factor subunit alpha, translated as MANQTLTKASVVDYIYEKTDKNRAEIKELVETILDIMKESIKKDHAMLVSGFGKFEAYDKNARKGRNPQTNETITLPARKVVVFRLSRKFRSELNG; from the coding sequence ATGGCTAACCAAACTCTCACTAAAGCTAGCGTTGTTGACTACATCTACGAAAAAACTGACAAAAACCGCGCTGAAATCAAAGAACTGGTTGAAACCATTCTTGACATTATGAAAGAGTCCATCAAAAAGGACCATGCCATGCTCGTCAGCGGTTTTGGTAAGTTTGAAGCTTACGACAAGAATGCCAGAAAGGGACGCAATCCCCAGACAAATGAAACAATCACCCTGCCTGCACGCAAGGTTGTTGTCTTCAGGCTTTCCCGCAAGTTTCGCTCAGAATTGAACGGCTGA
- a CDS encoding HIT family protein — protein MSDNDCIFCKIIKGEIPCFKIYETDKIFCFLDIGPVNKGHALVIPKEHYENLWALPDDLGKEIFKACKTVGKAIVEATKADGLNVIMNNNKAAGQLVFHAHFHLIPRFDNDGHEHWKQQEYPNMDEPAGLAEKISSLIA, from the coding sequence ATGTCTGATAACGATTGCATTTTCTGTAAGATTATTAAAGGCGAAATTCCCTGTTTCAAAATTTATGAAACTGACAAAATTTTTTGCTTTCTGGATATCGGTCCTGTCAATAAAGGACACGCTCTGGTTATCCCGAAAGAGCATTATGAGAATTTATGGGCTTTGCCTGACGATTTGGGAAAAGAAATTTTCAAGGCCTGCAAGACCGTTGGAAAAGCTATTGTGGAAGCAACCAAAGCTGACGGGTTAAATGTTATCATGAATAACAATAAGGCCGCTGGACAGCTTGTTTTCCATGCTCACTTCCACCTGATACCCAGATTCGATAATGACGGGCATGAACACTGGAAACAGCAGGAGTATCCTAACATGGATGAACCTGCCGGACTTGCTGAAAAAATCAGCAGCCTGATAGCTTAA
- a CDS encoding elongator complex protein 3 produces MLINFSARNGIKTPVQLFYHPEPVRPKRRIWPVFMPFSGCPYRCVYCAQEKQTGHDVTSLDYIYQQLVSELKEYFENSNHSPLEIAFFGGTFTALPKEWQLRFLSLADDYKKRRLLTRVRCSTRPDCVSPELLAELKDAGLDMVELGIQSFANYVLEASLRQYDSKTAVEACEFVKKSGLSLGIQLLPGLPGSVFGDLYRDISITRELNPEAVRIYPCLVVRGTVLHKWYERGEYIPWSVERAVEEVSSALLRLWNRNIAVIRSGVALEQSFRTNIIAGPVHDAFGQMARSKALYLYMRTRLASGGGYKPLRLEVPARYSGEFWGHRRNLSALYSRLGLTSGNVSFHSGNLFHLFF; encoded by the coding sequence ATGTTGATCAATTTTTCAGCCCGGAACGGGATAAAAACTCCTGTTCAACTTTTTTATCATCCCGAACCGGTTCGTCCCAAAAGGCGCATCTGGCCTGTATTCATGCCGTTTTCAGGCTGTCCGTACCGTTGTGTCTACTGCGCGCAGGAGAAACAAACCGGTCATGACGTTACTTCACTAGATTATATATATCAACAACTTGTATCTGAATTAAAAGAGTATTTTGAAAATAGTAATCATTCTCCTCTCGAAATTGCTTTTTTTGGGGGAACATTTACAGCTCTTCCCAAGGAATGGCAGCTGCGTTTTCTGTCTCTGGCCGATGATTATAAAAAGCGCAGACTGCTTACCAGAGTGCGCTGTTCAACACGTCCCGACTGCGTGAGCCCGGAACTGCTTGCAGAATTAAAAGATGCCGGGCTCGATATGGTCGAGCTTGGAATACAAAGTTTTGCCAATTATGTGCTTGAAGCTTCGTTGAGACAATATGACTCCAAAACGGCTGTTGAAGCCTGTGAATTTGTAAAAAAATCAGGTCTTTCTCTTGGAATTCAACTTCTGCCCGGACTTCCGGGATCGGTTTTCGGAGATTTATACAGGGACATCAGTATTACCCGTGAACTTAATCCGGAAGCTGTAAGGATATATCCTTGTCTGGTTGTCCGTGGAACAGTGCTTCACAAATGGTATGAACGCGGAGAGTATATTCCGTGGTCCGTTGAGCGTGCTGTGGAAGAAGTATCATCCGCCCTGCTCAGGCTCTGGAATCGCAATATAGCGGTAATTCGTTCAGGCGTTGCTCTTGAGCAGAGCTTCAGAACCAATATTATTGCAGGTCCGGTCCATGATGCTTTCGGGCAGATGGCGCGTTCAAAAGCTCTTTATTTGTACATGAGGACCAGACTTGCCTCGGGTGGAGGGTACAAGCCTCTACGTCTTGAAGTTCCCGCCAGATACAGTGGAGAGTTCTGGGGACATCGCCGCAATCTTTCAGCTCTTTATTCTCGCCTTGGACTAACCAGCGGGAATGTCTCTTTCCATTCCGGAAATCTTTTTCATTTGTTTTTTTAA
- a CDS encoding FAD-dependent oxidoreductase, translating into MCAVDSKTDYSNFFSDDSRKYLDELFKGFKETVKLELYTEEGPHEEFNRFAMNICRALAALCDKITLEEIPFSDERAQKNEIIVSPTILIAPDKYDLRFLGTPSGEEGRAFIEGIHLASIGAESISKSSMKILNMLQDRRDIKVFASPACPYCPGQVINAFKAAIGCPEYVSAWCVSTQENEEMAENYLVGSVPHTSINDDVAFVGLEPEDKFMAQLLHLKSLDEIMEGQGVFEESESEDAEVVDVDLVIIGAGPAGMSAGIYAARSGMEAVILEKHGVGGQVALTPKVENYPGFSDVGGLQLAEILSAHARIYTEIKQFVDVKDVRYGETIEVETDRIVYRTKGILIATGVDVKTLDVPGEKKFYGRGVSYCATCDGNFYRDKKVYIIGGGNTALTDALYLKKLNADVKIIHRRDKLRAEQALKKSVAAEGIEIIWDTVVTEILGEDSIEGIRVRNQKDGSESVLETDGVFVAIGHIPNTVIAGKLGVEFDSDGFIKVDGAQKTSVPRVYAAGDITGGVRQIVTAIGQGSVAALTAFQDFSVMGD; encoded by the coding sequence ATGTGCGCAGTAGATTCCAAAACCGATTACAGCAATTTTTTTTCTGACGACAGCAGGAAATATCTTGATGAACTTTTTAAAGGATTTAAAGAGACTGTTAAGCTAGAACTTTATACGGAAGAAGGCCCCCATGAAGAGTTTAACAGATTTGCGATGAATATTTGCAGAGCCTTGGCCGCATTGTGCGATAAAATTACTCTGGAGGAAATACCCTTTTCAGACGAAAGGGCGCAAAAGAATGAAATAATAGTGTCTCCAACTATACTGATTGCGCCGGATAAATATGACCTCAGATTTCTGGGAACACCGTCAGGTGAAGAGGGAAGGGCTTTTATAGAGGGGATTCATCTTGCCTCCATTGGCGCGGAATCTATTTCAAAAAGTTCGATGAAAATTCTCAACATGTTGCAGGACCGGCGCGATATTAAGGTTTTCGCAAGTCCGGCATGTCCGTATTGCCCCGGGCAGGTAATAAATGCTTTTAAAGCTGCTATCGGATGTCCTGAATATGTTTCGGCATGGTGTGTAAGCACTCAGGAAAATGAGGAAATGGCTGAAAATTATCTGGTCGGTTCGGTTCCGCACACATCCATCAATGATGATGTGGCTTTTGTCGGCCTTGAACCGGAAGATAAATTTATGGCTCAGCTCCTGCATTTGAAATCATTGGACGAAATTATGGAAGGTCAGGGGGTTTTTGAAGAGTCCGAGAGCGAAGATGCCGAAGTTGTTGATGTTGATCTGGTTATCATCGGTGCCGGTCCGGCTGGAATGAGTGCCGGTATCTATGCCGCCAGAAGCGGTATGGAAGCCGTTATTCTCGAAAAGCACGGCGTGGGAGGGCAGGTTGCCCTGACCCCTAAAGTTGAGAACTATCCGGGATTTTCTGATGTCGGTGGTTTGCAGCTGGCGGAAATTTTGAGTGCTCATGCCAGAATCTATACGGAAATAAAACAGTTTGTTGATGTTAAAGATGTTCGGTACGGCGAAACCATTGAGGTTGAGACAGATCGTATTGTTTACAGAACAAAAGGGATTCTGATCGCGACCGGTGTTGATGTCAAAACTCTTGATGTTCCGGGTGAAAAGAAATTTTATGGGCGAGGTGTCAGCTATTGTGCGACCTGTGACGGTAATTTTTATCGGGATAAAAAGGTTTATATCATTGGCGGAGGCAATACGGCTTTAACAGACGCACTTTATCTTAAAAAGCTGAATGCCGATGTAAAGATTATTCATCGCAGGGATAAGCTCAGGGCAGAGCAGGCTCTTAAAAAATCAGTAGCTGCTGAAGGTATTGAAATCATCTGGGACACTGTGGTTACCGAAATACTGGGTGAGGATTCCATAGAAGGAATCAGAGTCAGGAATCAGAAAGACGGTTCTGAATCTGTTCTTGAAACTGATGGTGTTTTTGTTGCCATCGGACATATTCCCAATACGGTGATTGCCGGAAAGCTCGGAGTTGAGTTTGATAGTGATGGTTTTATAAAGGTTGACGGAGCGCAGAAAACAAGTGTTCCCAGAGTATATGCGGCAGGGGATATAACCGGAGGAGTCCGCCAGATTGTTACTGCCATAGGGCAGGGTTCTGTGGCAGCTCTGACTGCTTTTCAGGATTTCAGCGTAATGGGTGATTAA
- a CDS encoding MTH938/NDUFAF3 family protein: MEKCDQPQILEVCFGKMVVGAEKHTKDLKIVGCEVKGSWWRGEGHLLVSADISDILANVPDVLVIGSGMSGMMQVDESLKLDLAEMGISVIVLPTDKAAAKYNELVLLGKKVDAAFHLTC; this comes from the coding sequence ATGGAAAAATGTGATCAACCGCAAATTTTAGAAGTCTGTTTCGGCAAAATGGTTGTAGGTGCCGAAAAGCATACAAAGGATCTTAAAATTGTCGGCTGTGAGGTTAAAGGCTCATGGTGGCGCGGGGAGGGCCATTTGCTTGTTTCTGCTGATATAAGCGACATCCTTGCTAATGTGCCGGACGTTCTGGTTATAGGTTCCGGAATGTCAGGTATGATGCAGGTTGATGAAAGCCTGAAACTGGACCTTGCTGAAATGGGTATATCCGTTATTGTCCTGCCTACGGATAAAGCCGCTGCCAAATATAATGAACTGGTTCTGTTGGGGAAAAAGGTTGATGCAGCCTTCCATCTGACCTGTTGA
- a CDS encoding chemotaxis protein: protein MSQTNILLESGTNELEIVEFFIDENDNVHDGSTRRSYYGINVAKVVEIIRLPELTDMPDAANDAVLGAFDLRSEIIPLIDLSKRVGKQRVETDAPKVIVTQFNKISTAFLVSGVTRIHRISWEQVEAPSKQVSSLTANSITGVVKLEGRIVFLLDLEKIVADLNPGMDMTEEIEQEVKDKIEERHLKAIISDDSTMIRRMLSQMLEDAGFKVYRTHNGKAAWDKINELKLQAERENKNIKEMLDVVVTDIEMPVMDGHNLTKRIKDDPDLRKLPVMLCSSIITDTLFHKGESVGADDQLSKAEISQLAERVFKLIERYDAKP from the coding sequence ATGTCACAGACCAACATTCTGCTTGAATCGGGAACTAATGAACTCGAAATTGTCGAGTTTTTCATTGATGAAAATGACAATGTACATGACGGCTCTACAAGACGTTCATACTACGGAATCAACGTAGCTAAAGTTGTTGAGATTATAAGACTTCCCGAACTCACAGATATGCCTGACGCAGCTAATGATGCTGTTCTTGGTGCTTTTGATCTCCGCTCGGAAATAATTCCCCTCATCGATCTCAGTAAAAGAGTAGGCAAGCAGAGAGTAGAAACCGATGCCCCGAAAGTAATCGTTACCCAGTTCAACAAAATTTCCACAGCATTCCTCGTTTCAGGTGTTACAAGAATTCACCGTATCAGCTGGGAACAGGTTGAAGCCCCGAGTAAACAGGTCTCATCCCTGACTGCAAACTCCATTACAGGTGTTGTTAAACTTGAGGGCAGAATTGTATTTCTACTCGACCTTGAAAAAATAGTCGCCGACCTCAACCCCGGCATGGATATGACGGAAGAGATCGAGCAGGAAGTAAAAGATAAGATTGAAGAACGTCATCTTAAAGCAATAATTTCCGATGACTCTACCATGATCAGACGTATGCTGAGTCAAATGCTTGAAGATGCCGGATTCAAGGTTTACCGCACTCACAACGGTAAAGCAGCCTGGGATAAAATTAATGAACTTAAACTTCAGGCTGAAAGAGAAAATAAAAATATCAAGGAAATGCTTGATGTTGTCGTAACCGATATTGAAATGCCGGTTATGGACGGACACAACCTGACTAAAAGGATTAAAGACGATCCAGACCTCAGAAAACTTCCGGTAATGCTCTGTTCTTCTATCATCACCGATACACTTTTCCACAAAGGTGAATCAGTAGGGGCTGATGATCAGCTTTCCAAAGCAGAAATAAGCCAGCTGGCTGAAAGGGTTTTCAAGCTCATTGAAAGATATGATGCCAAGCCCTAG
- a CDS encoding glycosyltransferase → MTRPAVTHHTILKKGGGAARVATLIHKGLLSAGYDSQLSFEVDDTDGSRIMTPEHAACSIPSGRIVHLHASCNTPAFLDNIPKNNKIIVTLHDLKMVTGGCPYPLDCPMFLKGCPDPCPRNFPDSMESRKKSITSLLEHHTELISPSGWLARLAKKSAPELNIKVIPNGIPWPEKHPDKKKARQQLGINPSSRMILFAAHGGTKAQYKAGHRWMNIWNNVKKQIPEAIGFICGGDKFDIEGDLHFWPYVGREKLGLLMEASDILAYPTLADNHPLVVLEAMSHGLPCVSYSTGGVPEQIQHEENGILVDYKNENKFIEEAVKMLELPGKCRSLGMKAYSDGMLKFSSDRMVSNYLKKYVKIM, encoded by the coding sequence ATGACCAGACCAGCGGTTACACATCATACAATTTTAAAAAAAGGCGGTGGAGCCGCAAGAGTTGCAACCCTTATACATAAGGGACTCCTTTCTGCAGGCTACGACTCCCAACTGAGTTTTGAAGTTGATGACACTGACGGTTCCAGAATCATGACTCCCGAACATGCGGCCTGCTCTATCCCGTCCGGGCGCATAGTGCATCTGCACGCTTCATGTAATACTCCTGCTTTTTTGGATAATATTCCAAAAAACAATAAAATTATTGTCACCCTGCATGATCTTAAAATGGTTACAGGAGGCTGCCCTTATCCTCTGGATTGCCCTATGTTTTTAAAAGGCTGTCCCGATCCCTGCCCAAGAAATTTTCCGGATTCAATGGAATCAAGAAAAAAATCAATCACCAGCCTGCTTGAGCACCATACAGAGCTGATTTCGCCCTCGGGATGGCTTGCCAGACTTGCCAAAAAAAGTGCTCCTGAACTTAATATAAAGGTTATCCCCAATGGGATACCGTGGCCGGAAAAGCATCCTGATAAAAAGAAGGCCAGACAACAGCTTGGTATAAACCCTTCTTCCAGAATGATTCTTTTTGCAGCCCATGGCGGAACCAAGGCCCAGTATAAAGCAGGACACCGCTGGATGAACATCTGGAATAATGTAAAAAAACAAATACCTGAAGCTATCGGCTTTATCTGTGGAGGGGATAAGTTTGATATTGAAGGAGATTTACACTTCTGGCCGTATGTAGGAAGGGAAAAACTTGGACTTTTAATGGAGGCTTCAGATATACTTGCATATCCGACTCTTGCCGATAATCATCCGCTTGTTGTTCTGGAAGCCATGTCGCATGGACTTCCATGTGTCAGTTACAGTACCGGAGGAGTTCCTGAACAGATTCAACATGAAGAAAACGGCATACTTGTTGATTATAAAAATGAAAATAAATTTATTGAAGAAGCTGTCAAAATGCTTGAGTTGCCCGGTAAGTGCAGATCATTAGGTATGAAAGCCTACAGCGATGGAATGTTGAAATTCAGCTCGGACAGGATGGTTTCAAATTATTTAAAAAAATATGTCAAAATTATGTAA
- a CDS encoding glycosyltransferase family 4 protein, producing the protein MDSKKIWGTLDPFYENGAILGRKVANTSFLDALLREDPFDEYHFFPGVMKVCQDLSNNISKKFPEFISSGRIKIFDRRELPAKLGSTDYHCFHQSDCILYPQHIAGVRNRYSKRIFPITSLTHSLSYSDYGQSFLSHMWSGISKRDCIISTSRAGVGVVENYFKILRKGYSLDEKKFPAPSVRRIPLGLDTAKFTAPDDIEAVGAAKRLGIYADDDKKCLNMLVFGRISHFSKMDILPLLRAIRKIFKTGIDKNSLRLVLAGWAEPGDDFPDTLQNIAGSIGLKLSIFKCPSEKEKLDLYKASDIFISIADNPQETFGITVIEALSMGIPAVVSDYDGYRDLVQDGITGFLIPTIGPADTQLTDVMAPLLYDNNYHLQISQTTIVETNALAEALLKLIKDSALRSAMGSEGIKRVKSRYNWSRIISDHVELWEELNNIQVDTELLKNSVHPSHVAFGEVFRHYTSRIIAPDTKVSTSETGQAIYHGVDFPLIYKGLEYIIDENLINKAAFFARKNITVEELVTRLQSANPASSTERIINSILWCLKHDILEPL; encoded by the coding sequence ATGGATAGTAAAAAAATATGGGGTACACTGGACCCCTTCTATGAAAATGGCGCAATCCTCGGCCGCAAAGTAGCCAACACTTCATTTCTTGACGCTTTGCTCCGTGAAGACCCATTTGACGAATACCATTTTTTCCCCGGAGTAATGAAAGTCTGCCAAGACCTATCCAATAATATTTCAAAAAAATTCCCTGAATTCATCAGCTCCGGCAGAATTAAAATTTTTGATCGCAGGGAGCTTCCCGCAAAGCTAGGCAGCACTGATTACCATTGCTTTCACCAGTCGGACTGCATTCTTTACCCACAGCATATTGCCGGGGTACGCAACAGGTACAGCAAAAGGATTTTCCCGATAACAAGCCTCACACATTCACTGAGTTACAGTGATTACGGGCAGTCCTTTCTCTCCCACATGTGGTCCGGCATTTCGAAACGTGACTGTATTATATCAACATCCAGAGCCGGTGTTGGTGTTGTGGAAAACTATTTTAAAATTTTGCGCAAAGGGTACAGCCTTGATGAAAAAAAATTCCCCGCACCTTCAGTAAGACGCATCCCGCTCGGTCTGGACACAGCCAAGTTCACAGCACCGGACGACATAGAAGCAGTTGGAGCAGCTAAACGGCTGGGGATATATGCGGATGATGATAAAAAATGCTTGAACATGCTGGTCTTTGGACGAATCTCGCACTTTTCTAAAATGGATATCCTGCCTTTATTGCGCGCAATAAGAAAAATTTTCAAAACAGGAATTGATAAAAATTCACTGAGACTGGTCCTCGCCGGCTGGGCTGAACCCGGAGATGACTTTCCGGATACACTGCAAAATATTGCTGGCAGTATAGGACTCAAACTTTCAATATTCAAATGCCCGTCGGAAAAAGAGAAACTTGATCTATATAAAGCTTCGGATATTTTTATTTCCATTGCTGACAACCCTCAGGAGACTTTCGGGATAACTGTAATTGAAGCTCTTTCCATGGGGATTCCGGCTGTTGTTTCAGATTATGACGGCTATCGCGATCTGGTACAGGACGGTATTACAGGCTTCCTGATTCCAACCATCGGCCCCGCAGACACGCAGTTAACCGATGTCATGGCCCCTCTTCTATATGATAATAATTACCACCTGCAGATTTCACAAACGACCATTGTTGAAACTAATGCCTTGGCTGAGGCCTTGCTAAAGCTGATTAAAGATAGCGCGCTGAGGTCAGCGATGGGTAGTGAGGGAATTAAAAGGGTCAAATCACGATACAACTGGTCACGAATAATCAGCGACCATGTTGAATTATGGGAGGAACTAAACAATATCCAGGTGGACACTGAGCTACTGAAAAACAGTGTGCATCCATCCCATGTGGCCTTCGGCGAAGTTTTCAGACATTACACCAGCAGGATTATAGCCCCGGATACAAAAGTCAGCACATCCGAGACAGGACAGGCCATATACCATGGTGTCGACTTTCCGCTTATTTACAAGGGTCTTGAATACATCATTGATGAAAATCTGATTAACAAAGCGGCATTCTTCGCCAGAAAAAATATTACTGTTGAAGAACTTGTAACCAGACTTCAGTCGGCAAACCCTGCCAGCAGCACGGAACGTATAATAAATTCAATATTGTGGTGTCTGAAACACGATATTCTGGAACCTTTATAA
- a CDS encoding GGDEF domain-containing protein, which translates to MKRGNRPELLWGLGLNKVEAVKIKNSLGPGFFLRNFSESSLPGDKEMVQSEKPSAAWIPLRVWSGLPENRKNAYRELESTQKILIQDDDNPMDLENVLEEGFLTVVSSPLTSSKVKDALFRAKEVSGLYGDIYRMTEQIMLEREILSRKTEQLTFLNTLLANATESLEPAEILGRAEKDMGMILPILSLQAVFWNKIPSSEKLEAEIFLKPGMSEDVRSQWLNLMLENSSVPGESVTDSYELNCTRPVEENRRFVEGPAEGRVLVLPLASRGEKFGSLVMLCDKSVRLAKDQVSTINSAVSHLSLALHNALMFRRISTRADHDGLTRVYNRRSFDERLVEELKRHQRHNLDLSLLMVDLDHFKNINDSYGHLAGDMVLERTARIFEKTLRTTDFIARYGGEEFVLLLPHTKIEQARMLAERVRTKIEETEMDYCGTRFNITASIGVTSMRPGALESEESILEKADKALYNAKNSGRNRVVTENENKGQLHIV; encoded by the coding sequence ATGAAAAGAGGTAACAGGCCGGAACTCTTATGGGGCTTAGGCCTTAATAAAGTCGAGGCCGTAAAGATCAAGAACTCGCTCGGACCGGGATTCTTTCTGCGGAATTTCTCTGAAAGCTCTCTGCCGGGAGACAAGGAGATGGTTCAGTCGGAAAAACCTTCAGCCGCATGGATTCCTCTCAGGGTCTGGAGCGGTCTTCCTGAAAATCGCAAAAATGCTTACCGGGAACTTGAATCGACTCAGAAGATTCTGATTCAGGATGATGACAATCCTATGGATCTTGAAAATGTGCTCGAAGAAGGTTTTTTGACAGTTGTCAGCTCCCCTTTAACCAGCTCAAAGGTTAAGGACGCCCTTTTCAGGGCCAAGGAAGTTTCCGGTCTTTATGGTGATATCTATCGCATGACCGAACAGATCATGCTTGAGCGTGAAATCTTAAGTCGTAAGACTGAGCAGCTTACGTTTTTAAATACTTTGCTTGCCAATGCCACTGAGAGCCTTGAGCCAGCCGAAATTCTCGGCAGAGCGGAAAAGGATATGGGAATGATTCTTCCTATTTTATCTCTTCAGGCTGTTTTCTGGAATAAGATTCCATCTTCGGAAAAGCTGGAGGCAGAGATCTTTTTAAAGCCTGGTATGAGTGAAGACGTCCGCTCGCAGTGGTTGAATCTTATGCTGGAGAATTCTTCTGTTCCGGGAGAATCGGTTACAGACAGCTATGAACTGAACTGTACCAGACCTGTTGAGGAAAACCGGCGTTTCGTGGAAGGCCCGGCTGAAGGCCGAGTGCTTGTTCTGCCGCTGGCTTCACGAGGTGAGAAGTTCGGATCACTGGTCATGCTCTGTGATAAGAGTGTCCGGCTTGCCAAAGATCAGGTCAGCACAATAAATTCGGCGGTTAGCCATCTCTCATTGGCTCTGCATAATGCTTTGATGTTCCGCAGGATCAGTACAAGGGCTGATCATGACGGTTTAACAAGGGTTTATAATCGCCGCAGCTTTGATGAAAGACTTGTTGAGGAGCTCAAGAGGCACCAGCGCCACAATCTTGACTTGTCATTGCTTATGGTCGATCTGGATCATTTCAAGAACATTAATGACAGCTACGGGCATCTTGCCGGTGATATGGTTCTTGAACGTACTGCCAGAATTTTTGAAAAGACCTTGCGTACAACTGATTTTATCGCCCGTTACGGCGGAGAGGAATTTGTATTGCTGCTGCCGCATACAAAAATTGAGCAGGCCCGTATGCTTGCCGAGAGAGTGCGGACAAAGATTGAAGAAACTGAAATGGATTACTGTGGTACCCGTTTTAATATAACCGCAAGCATCGGAGTCACTTCCATGCGTCCGGGGGCTCTTGAAAGTGAAGAGTCTATTCTGGAAAAGGCGGACAAGGCCTTATATAACGC